One window of Candidatus Hydrothermales bacterium genomic DNA carries:
- the gyrB gene encoding DNA topoisomerase (ATP-hydrolyzing) subunit B, protein MSERYDASQIQILPGLEGVRRRPSMYIGDVGKRGLHHLIFEILDNAVDEALAGYAKNIIVSLNADGSCTIKDDGRGIPVDLHPIEKKPGVEIVFTYLHAGGKFDQKVYQISGGLHGVGASVVCALSEYLEVKVKRNGKIYYQKFSRGKKVSELEEIGETSERGTEVKFKPDPEIFKKLEFEFEIVEKRLREISFLVRGLRLTIIDEKTGKTKEFYSEGGLKDFVNFLDEEREPVHEPFWMEAKKENVEVEIALQYNSDYQYENILSFVNTINTHEGGTHVTGFKSALTRVIVDYIKKNNMLKSNDIEIQGEDTREGLTACIHVKIPSPQFEGQTKTKLGNSNVKGIVESLFYDRFYRYLEENPQVAEEIVRIIIATARAREAAKKAKELTKRKSLLESVSLPGKLADCSTKDPSKAELFVVEGESAGGSAKQARAREFQAILPLRGKILNVEKASIDKILKNDEIKAIFQAIGVGLNEEDFKPEKIRYHKVIIMTDADVDGSHIRTLLLTLFFRYMRPLIELGYLYIAQPPLYRIQKSKKVYYAYSEEEKEEILKKLGGEDGVNIQRYKGLGEMNPDQLWETTMDPERRILKRVTLEDAAEADKLFSILMGEKTEPRREFIIQNAKKVQNLDI, encoded by the coding sequence ATGAGTGAAAGATACGATGCATCTCAAATACAAATTCTACCAGGTCTTGAAGGAGTAAGAAGAAGACCCTCCATGTATATCGGTGATGTTGGAAAAAGGGGATTACACCACTTGATTTTTGAGATTCTCGATAATGCGGTAGATGAGGCCTTGGCAGGTTATGCAAAAAATATTATAGTTTCACTTAATGCAGATGGCTCATGTACCATAAAAGATGATGGAAGAGGTATACCCGTTGACTTACATCCTATCGAAAAAAAACCTGGTGTTGAAATTGTCTTTACCTACTTACATGCTGGAGGAAAGTTTGACCAGAAGGTATACCAAATTTCAGGTGGACTTCACGGTGTTGGTGCTTCAGTCGTTTGCGCTTTATCTGAATATCTTGAAGTAAAAGTTAAAAGGAACGGCAAAATATACTATCAAAAATTTTCAAGAGGAAAAAAAGTCTCTGAATTAGAAGAAATTGGAGAAACAAGCGAAAGAGGAACTGAGGTAAAGTTTAAACCTGATCCTGAAATTTTTAAAAAATTAGAGTTTGAATTTGAAATAGTTGAAAAGAGATTAAGGGAAATTTCCTTTTTAGTAAGGGGACTAAGACTTACGATCATTGACGAAAAGACAGGAAAAACTAAGGAGTTTTATTCAGAGGGGGGGCTAAAGGATTTTGTTAATTTCCTCGATGAGGAAAGAGAACCAGTCCATGAACCCTTTTGGATGGAAGCTAAAAAGGAAAACGTTGAGGTTGAAATTGCCCTCCAATATAACTCAGATTATCAGTACGAAAACATATTAAGTTTTGTGAATACAATAAATACTCATGAGGGGGGGACACATGTAACGGGGTTTAAGTCGGCTCTTACAAGAGTTATTGTTGATTACATCAAAAAGAATAATATGCTAAAGTCCAATGATATAGAGATTCAGGGGGAAGATACAAGAGAGGGACTTACAGCCTGTATTCATGTAAAGATTCCTTCACCTCAATTTGAGGGACAAACAAAAACAAAGCTTGGAAATTCAAATGTTAAGGGAATAGTTGAGTCTTTATTTTACGATAGGTTTTATAGATACCTTGAGGAGAACCCGCAAGTAGCAGAAGAAATAGTAAGAATAATTATAGCTACAGCAAGAGCTAGAGAAGCTGCAAAAAAGGCAAAGGAATTAACAAAGAGAAAATCTCTATTAGAATCAGTGTCCCTTCCCGGTAAACTTGCGGATTGTTCAACTAAGGATCCTTCAAAAGCTGAGCTTTTTGTAGTAGAGGGGGAGAGTGCAGGAGGTTCTGCAAAACAAGCAAGAGCAAGAGAGTTTCAAGCAATCTTACCATTAAGAGGAAAAATTTTAAATGTAGAAAAGGCTTCAATAGATAAGATCCTTAAAAATGATGAAATAAAGGCTATTTTTCAGGCCATTGGGGTGGGGCTCAACGAAGAGGACTTTAAGCCCGAAAAAATAAGATATCATAAAGTCATTATAATGACGGATGCGGATGTGGATGGAAGTCACATTAGGACGTTACTTTTAACTTTATTTTTTAGGTATATGAGGCCGTTAATAGAATTAGGTTATCTTTACATAGCACAGCCGCCGCTTTATAGAATACAAAAGAGCAAGAAGGTTTATTATGCCTATTCAGAAGAAGAAAAGGAGGAAATATTGAAAAAATTAGGGGGGGAGGATGGGGTTAATATTCAAAGGTATAAAGGTTTAGGTGAGATGAATCCAGATCAGTTATGGGAGACTACAATGGATCCTGAAAGGAGAATACTTAAAAGGGTTACCCTTGAAGACGCAGCAGAGGCTGATAAACTATTTTCTATATTAATGGGTGAAAAAACTGAACCCCGAAGAGAATTTATAATACAAAATGCAAAAAAGGTGCAAAACTTAGATATATAA
- a CDS encoding type II secretion system protein: protein MRRGFTLIELLIVVVIIGILAAIAIPNFIAMVGKAKDAAVQSNMKAAQTAVEAFSTSTEGYYPQHFGVQVDQVRQAVGLPPVGDNTSVAGAPSGLKPSTSAGPILLPIDFHNPVRAATNAFASGPGGVDNDRNGVFDPAYSATNAGMIQYGSYDLDPNNPAQWTPAAGQAASGYAIGGFGSKRNIPIVLTSGQ from the coding sequence ATGAGGAGAGGGTTTACCCTAATAGAGCTACTCATCGTAGTAGTAATTATAGGTATCCTTGCGGCTATAGCCATACCTAACTTCATTGCAATGGTTGGAAAGGCAAAGGATGCTGCTGTTCAGAGCAATATGAAAGCTGCACAAACTGCTGTAGAAGCTTTTTCAACATCTACCGAAGGATATTATCCACAACATTTTGGTGTTCAGGTTGATCAGGTAAGACAGGCTGTGGGACTTCCACCAGTTGGTGATAATACCTCTGTAGCTGGAGCTCCATCTGGCCTTAAACCCTCTACCAGTGCTGGTCCTATTTTGCTACCTATAGATTTTCATAACCCAGTTAGAGCTGCAACTAATGCTTTCGCAAGTGGTCCAGGTGGAGTTGATAATGATAGAAACGGTGTTTTCGATCCAGCTTACAGTGCTACTAATGCTGGAATGATTCAATATGGTTCATATGATCTTGACCCAAACAACCCGGCGCAATGGACACCTGCAGCAGGACAAGCAGCTTCAGGTTATGCAATAGGTGGTTTTGGTTCAAAGAGAAATATTCCAATAGTTCTTACATCTGGTCAATAA
- a CDS encoding ABC transporter permease → MRRIFVVSKNTFKELTRQKIFLIIVIFGLTMLFITFFLYPLSVGEQSKILRDFGLSAITFFNTLLVIITGATLLHREMDKRTIYLVITTPVKRREIIIGKFFGLFSVVLINVFLMEVFHQLLILLNDRNFDFTMFVALYPFIYEISIIISLLIFFSTFTGVFFSAFVGFLFYVIGHLIESLKLFAEITKYPLLKFISYAFYYILPNFEHFNIKNRIIYEGIPAKEYFIFSSLYGLIYIIFLIYLSILIFEKKEFK, encoded by the coding sequence ATGAGAAGGATTTTTGTAGTATCAAAAAATACTTTTAAAGAATTAACGAGACAAAAAATATTTCTAATAATTGTTATTTTTGGATTAACGATGTTATTTATTACTTTTTTTCTTTACCCTCTTTCGGTGGGGGAGCAGTCAAAGATATTAAGAGATTTTGGTCTTTCTGCTATAACTTTTTTTAACACTCTTCTTGTAATAATTACCGGTGCTACTCTACTTCACCGTGAGATGGATAAAAGAACAATATACCTTGTTATAACAACACCGGTTAAAAGAAGAGAAATCATAATAGGTAAATTTTTTGGACTATTCTCCGTCGTTTTAATTAACGTTTTTCTTATGGAAGTCTTTCATCAACTACTGATACTTCTAAATGACCGAAACTTTGATTTTACTATGTTTGTAGCCCTTTACCCATTTATCTATGAGATCTCTATTATAATAAGTCTTTTAATTTTCTTTTCAACTTTTACAGGTGTCTTTTTTTCAGCATTTGTAGGCTTTCTTTTCTATGTTATCGGACATCTTATAGAATCTTTAAAACTTTTTGCAGAAATAACAAAATATCCTCTTTTAAAATTTATAAGTTATGCTTTTTATTACATTCTACCAAATTTTGAACATTTTAACATCAAAAACAGAATAATATACGAGGGAATACCAGCAAAGGAGTATTTTATTTTTTCAAGCCTCTATGGTCTAATCTACATAATTTTTTTAATTTACCTTTCTATACTGATTTTCGAAAAAAAAGAGTTTAAATGA
- a CDS encoding ABC transporter ATP-binding protein: MENVIYVENLTKYFTIGFKRKKILNSISFKVKKGEIVGFLGPNGAGKTTTIKILTNLLNFDEGNVKIFGLNPGVEDVSRKTGFLPEQPYFYDHLSGYEFLEFTGELYGIEKRKLKEKIEYLLEKVGLKEHGKKSIRTYSRGMLQRIGIANVLIRDPELLILDEPLTGLDPIGRKEIKDLIYEQKLSGKTVFLSSHILSDAEELCDRVILIFNGTIVKEGTLEEILRERIKSYEIVLKNSFDEKFGDFNIERRRDEYIIKVSESEIEDVLKKIFQSGKKVKIIRISPLVYTLEEWFVETLKKK; encoded by the coding sequence ATGGAAAATGTTATATATGTTGAGAATTTAACAAAGTACTTTACTATAGGTTTCAAAAGAAAAAAAATTTTAAATTCAATATCTTTTAAAGTTAAAAAGGGCGAAATAGTGGGTTTTTTAGGTCCAAATGGTGCTGGTAAGACTACAACCATTAAAATTTTAACTAATCTACTAAATTTTGACGAAGGAAACGTAAAGATATTTGGATTAAATCCAGGTGTGGAAGACGTTAGTAGAAAAACGGGCTTTTTACCGGAGCAGCCCTATTTTTACGATCATCTCTCTGGGTACGAATTTCTGGAATTTACAGGAGAGCTGTATGGTATAGAGAAAAGAAAATTAAAAGAAAAGATTGAGTATTTACTTGAGAAAGTCGGGCTAAAGGAGCACGGAAAAAAGAGCATAAGGACCTATTCAAGAGGTATGCTCCAGAGAATTGGTATAGCAAATGTTTTAATAAGAGATCCTGAGCTTTTAATTTTAGATGAACCTTTAACTGGTCTTGATCCTATAGGTAGAAAAGAGATAAAAGATTTAATTTATGAGCAGAAACTTTCTGGAAAAACCGTATTTCTTTCCTCTCATATTCTTTCTGATGCTGAAGAGCTTTGTGATAGAGTAATTCTAATTTTTAATGGCACCATAGTAAAAGAAGGTACTCTTGAAGAGATTTTAAGGGAGAGGATTAAAAGTTATGAAATAGTTTTAAAAAATTCTTTTGACGAAAAATTTGGAGATTTTAACATTGAAAGAAGGAGAGATGAATATATTATAAAAGTAAGTGAGAGTGAAATTGAGGATGTTTTAAAAAAGATTTTTCAGAGTGGAAAAAAAGTTAAAATAATAAGGATAAGCCCCTTAGTTTATACTCTTGAGGAGTGGTTTGTTGAAACTTTAAAGAAAAAATGA
- a CDS encoding type II secretion system protein, which produces MKRAFTLIELLIVVTIISILSVIGVFNYIRAVANAREASLKMNMHTLHTVVEIYVTISGGYYPGGIDTKIKDVNPEMADDPEGDKSIADGRRAPPFSQNALLLPHLGFKNPFKADEKAIDNLTSGPPAVPPSGCVYYTGYKEDGSITSEGEAASKYSICAFGAKKPLDLTLP; this is translated from the coding sequence ATGAAACGTGCCTTTACATTGATTGAACTTTTAATTGTAGTCACAATAATTAGTATACTTTCTGTAATTGGAGTTTTTAACTATATCAGGGCGGTTGCCAATGCAAGAGAGGCCTCTTTGAAGATGAATATGCATACTCTTCATACGGTAGTTGAGATTTATGTCACAATTTCCGGAGGTTATTATCCAGGTGGAATTGATACAAAAATAAAGGATGTGAACCCTGAAATGGCAGATGACCCCGAAGGGGATAAATCAATTGCAGATGGAAGAAGAGCCCCTCCTTTTTCTCAAAATGCCCTACTTTTGCCTCATCTAGGTTTTAAAAACCCATTTAAAGCTGACGAAAAAGCCATTGACAATTTAACTTCAGGTCCTCCGGCTGTTCCTCCAAGTGGATGTGTTTACTATACAGGCTATAAAGAGGATGGTTCAATTACCTCAGAAGGAGAGGCAGCCTCTAAGTACTCAATTTGCGCTTTTGGAGCAAAAAAACCACTAGATTTAACCTTACCTTAA
- the pyrR gene encoding bifunctional pyr operon transcriptional regulator/uracil phosphoribosyltransferase PyrR → MIDSREFSMIIERLCSEVLERHPDGDIKLVGIHTRGVYLAQRIKENLESRTKRLIEMGTVDITFYRDDLMKLYEQPEVKETNIPFSVDDEKILLVDDVIYTGRTIRCAIDVLLDYGRPKKVELLVIVDRGHRELPIHPDYVGRKIPTSRDEIIDVRVREVDGEDAVLLVKKSA, encoded by the coding sequence TTGATTGATTCAAGGGAATTTTCTATGATAATAGAGAGGCTCTGTTCGGAAGTGCTTGAAAGGCATCCAGATGGAGATATAAAGTTAGTAGGGATTCATACAAGGGGGGTTTATTTAGCTCAGCGAATAAAGGAGAATCTTGAATCAAGGACAAAAAGGTTAATTGAGATGGGAACAGTTGATATAACTTTTTACAGGGATGATTTAATGAAGCTTTATGAGCAGCCAGAGGTTAAGGAGACTAATATACCTTTTTCTGTTGATGATGAGAAGATATTGTTGGTGGATGATGTAATATATACTGGTAGGACGATAAGGTGCGCTATAGATGTTTTGCTTGATTATGGTAGACCCAAGAAGGTTGAGTTATTGGTGATAGTAGACAGGGGGCACAGGGAATTGCCAATACATCCTGATTATGTGGGAAGGAAGATTCCGACTTCTAGGGATGAAATTATAGATGTGAGGGTAAGGGAAGTGGATGGGGAGGATGCTGTTTTATTGGTTAAAAAGTCTGCTTAA
- the aspS gene encoding aspartate--tRNA ligase, translated as MKTKLRSCFCGDLDINYEGKEVSLCGWLKRKRDIGKILFFVLEDREGEVQIVTESEELINKIKNLPLYSTLKVIGLVRERPDKDKNPSMKTGEIEVLAKEIEVFSKSKTLPFLPDDEKEIFEETRLFFRFLDLRSKKKKEIFKLRSNIKYVITKTLIEMGFIEVETPYLSKSTPEGARDFLVPSRIHKGKFYALTQSPQMYKQILMVAQFDRYFQFARCFRDEDFRKDRQPEFTQLDIEMTFVTEEDIFNCVEKIFYEVFKTVFKIELKLPFDRMTYEDVLNLYGTDKPDLRFDYRFEDYKDVLGQLEIFKNYKIVKSIFFPYKFSRKFIDNLTEEIRREGNLILMWGILEGGEIRGPLKKYLSKENFKGEGIRFIVGGEDEIVKSLCGKLRERVLEEIKKSESEKREFKFLWVTDFPLFEKDEQGSLVSAHHPFTMPKDNFWYRDPLNAKARSYDLILNGFEIGSGSIRISDPELQREILKFLGYSDEEIEDRFGFLLRALSYGAPPHGGIALGFDRIIMILTFEKSIRDVIAFPKTAQGVGLLENCPSRVYREQLEELGIKLKEEILDDSKKVD; from the coding sequence ATGAAAACCAAGCTTAGAAGTTGTTTTTGTGGTGATTTGGATATTAATTACGAGGGGAAAGAGGTTAGTCTATGTGGATGGCTTAAAAGAAAAAGAGACATAGGGAAAATTTTGTTTTTTGTTCTTGAGGATAGAGAGGGAGAAGTACAGATTGTGACAGAAAGCGAAGAATTAATTAATAAAATAAAAAATTTACCTCTATATTCTACACTAAAAGTAATTGGTTTAGTTAGAGAAAGACCTGATAAGGATAAAAATCCCTCAATGAAAACAGGTGAAATTGAAGTTTTGGCAAAAGAAATTGAGGTTTTTTCAAAGTCAAAGACTCTTCCTTTTCTACCAGATGATGAAAAGGAGATTTTTGAGGAAACAAGACTTTTTTTTAGATTTCTTGATTTAAGAAGTAAAAAAAAGAAAGAAATTTTTAAACTTAGGAGCAATATTAAGTATGTAATTACAAAGACGTTAATTGAAATGGGTTTTATTGAAGTGGAAACTCCCTATCTTTCAAAGAGTACGCCTGAAGGAGCTAGGGATTTTCTTGTTCCTTCGAGAATTCACAAAGGTAAATTTTACGCCCTAACCCAATCACCTCAAATGTATAAGCAAATTTTAATGGTAGCTCAATTTGATAGATACTTTCAATTTGCAAGATGTTTCAGAGACGAAGATTTTAGAAAGGATAGACAACCTGAATTTACTCAATTAGATATAGAAATGACCTTTGTTACTGAAGAAGACATATTTAACTGTGTAGAAAAAATTTTCTACGAAGTTTTTAAAACAGTTTTTAAAATTGAATTAAAATTACCCTTTGATAGAATGACTTATGAGGATGTTTTAAATCTATATGGAACAGATAAGCCTGATTTGAGGTTTGATTATAGGTTTGAGGATTATAAAGATGTTCTTGGACAGTTAGAAATTTTCAAAAATTATAAAATTGTTAAAAGTATATTTTTTCCATATAAATTTTCGAGAAAGTTTATAGATAATTTAACGGAAGAAATTAGAAGAGAGGGAAATTTAATTTTAATGTGGGGTATTTTAGAGGGTGGTGAAATAAGGGGGCCTTTAAAAAAATATTTAAGTAAAGAGAATTTTAAGGGGGAGGGGATAAGGTTTATTGTTGGAGGAGAGGATGAAATAGTAAAAAGTTTATGTGGAAAGTTAAGGGAAAGGGTTTTAGAGGAGATAAAAAAAAGCGAGTCTGAAAAAAGAGAATTTAAGTTTCTTTGGGTTACAGATTTTCCTCTTTTTGAAAAAGATGAACAAGGAAGCTTGGTATCAGCTCACCATCCTTTTACTATGCCTAAAGATAACTTTTGGTATAGGGATCCATTGAATGCAAAGGCAAGGTCTTATGATCTTATTTTGAACGGTTTTGAAATAGGTTCAGGTAGTATAAGGATTAGTGATCCTGAGTTACAGAGGGAAATTCTAAAATTTCTCGGTTATTCTGATGAGGAAATAGAGGATAGATTTGGTTTTTTATTAAGAGCTCTTTCTTATGGTGCACCGCCACATGGAGGTATCGCCTTAGGGTTTGATAGGATAATTATGATTTTGACCTTTGAGAAAAGTATAAGGGATGTAATAGCTTTTCCAAAGACAGCTCAGGGTGTAGGTCTTCTTGAGAATTGTCCTTCACGAGTTTATCGTGAGCAGCTTGAGGAGTTAGGAATTAAGTTAAAGGAGGAAATTTTGGATGATTCAAAAAAAGTTGATTGA